Proteins encoded together in one Pseudoalteromonas xiamenensis window:
- a CDS encoding winged helix-turn-helix domain-containing protein translates to MLYFRQYRFDLASLSLYREEEQIALRPKVAQLLSYFLTHPNQTVTREALLSALWQHGEFREAALTQSITELRQALNDSAQQPIFIKTVPQQGYHWICPVENRIKRRVDLLNKAKWASILMVLFIVGGVGVKTLFTEEQIPYQSVNKRRLIIFPLQNETGVDANTWWGYALEASLREQLHDQFQLMPKSQNAEFETEKNTDKLTLKLKPMQQRFVLEAHYGNQTLQLVVEQLDEQFPSVANQLIIQLKMRKQPNDNTDTPQNQGMSDYYRGVQALMEHGPKLAKAYFDAALLQMPDHLPSQLELAQLSWQLGEIEEAERRFAEISLTSAKVATQARFHLYYGEFYKAQGQFTKALSQADQALLSAQRSQQVELIAMAYQLQADLYWTLQRWEAYQRAMNAAHTLIGSRSFAFSEAQRSFYLANPPAAGPMEKTLLNLQKSRPVLEQAIAYYQQTGQTMSLIQALFAYGQNYLVPVAITEPSLLRALTLAKQGGYEFLEQQILSYLGFYYIQLHQGQTALQYLTQKPIDKRFLPNYEQRHLLIAMAYMDMALQSGDTEALQQAITAYQTLLDSDYLSPVTRANVKLLYAWTWLKAGNISAAEQLTQQAFEAYQQLQLGEVEIYAQYTQMYIHLLKNEPEQAILLMPAHSQSQLVLLYGAVAAQMNHEEELKKQLVAQLADLRNSALLITQLQQLEQQSAATPSVISGLIDAPYSVYCQSKWTIN, encoded by the coding sequence GTGTTGTATTTTCGTCAGTATCGCTTCGATTTAGCCTCGTTAAGTTTGTACAGGGAGGAAGAGCAGATAGCTTTGCGGCCTAAGGTTGCGCAATTGTTGAGTTACTTTCTGACGCATCCCAACCAAACGGTGACGCGCGAGGCGTTATTATCGGCCTTATGGCAACATGGTGAATTTCGCGAAGCCGCGCTGACGCAAAGCATAACGGAGCTGCGTCAGGCGTTAAACGACAGCGCACAGCAACCTATTTTCATCAAAACGGTGCCTCAACAAGGCTATCATTGGATTTGTCCCGTCGAAAACCGAATTAAGCGTCGAGTAGATCTTTTGAATAAAGCAAAATGGGCGTCCATTTTGATGGTGCTATTCATCGTCGGTGGGGTGGGTGTGAAAACGCTTTTTACCGAAGAACAGATACCCTATCAGTCGGTCAATAAAAGGCGGCTGATCATTTTTCCTCTACAAAATGAGACTGGAGTTGACGCGAATACGTGGTGGGGTTACGCCCTAGAAGCGTCATTGCGAGAACAATTGCACGACCAGTTTCAATTGATGCCCAAAAGCCAAAACGCCGAATTCGAAACAGAAAAGAATACTGATAAGCTCACACTTAAGCTTAAACCCATGCAGCAGCGCTTTGTCTTGGAAGCTCATTATGGAAACCAAACGCTGCAATTGGTCGTTGAGCAACTAGACGAGCAATTTCCGAGTGTTGCTAATCAGTTAATTATCCAATTAAAAATGCGCAAGCAGCCTAACGATAACACTGATACACCACAAAACCAGGGCATGAGTGATTATTATCGAGGCGTGCAGGCTCTGATGGAACACGGTCCGAAACTCGCGAAAGCGTATTTCGACGCAGCATTATTGCAAATGCCAGACCATCTACCGAGCCAACTAGAGCTGGCTCAGTTGAGTTGGCAATTGGGCGAGATAGAGGAAGCGGAACGACGCTTTGCAGAGATTTCACTGACTTCAGCAAAAGTAGCCACCCAAGCGCGTTTTCATCTCTATTATGGTGAGTTTTATAAGGCACAAGGACAATTTACTAAGGCGTTGAGTCAAGCAGATCAAGCCTTATTGTCAGCGCAGCGAAGCCAGCAAGTTGAATTGATCGCGATGGCCTATCAACTGCAAGCCGACTTGTATTGGACGCTACAACGGTGGGAAGCATATCAGCGCGCGATGAACGCAGCACACACGCTCATTGGGAGCCGTTCTTTTGCCTTTAGCGAAGCGCAGCGCAGCTTTTATTTAGCCAATCCACCCGCAGCAGGTCCAATGGAAAAAACCTTGCTGAATTTGCAAAAGAGTAGACCGGTATTAGAGCAAGCCATTGCGTATTATCAGCAAACGGGTCAAACAATGAGTTTAATCCAGGCGCTTTTTGCGTATGGACAAAATTACTTAGTACCAGTGGCTATTACGGAACCAAGCTTATTGCGCGCATTGACACTTGCAAAGCAAGGTGGCTATGAATTCTTGGAACAACAAATTTTGTCGTATCTTGGCTTTTACTATATCCAGCTGCACCAAGGTCAAACGGCCCTTCAGTATCTAACGCAAAAGCCTATTGATAAGCGTTTTTTACCCAATTACGAGCAACGACATCTTTTGATTGCCATGGCCTATATGGACATGGCATTACAAAGTGGGGATACGGAAGCGCTGCAGCAGGCAATAACTGCTTATCAAACGTTGCTGGACAGTGATTATCTGTCTCCCGTGACACGCGCGAATGTGAAATTATTATATGCGTGGACTTGGCTAAAAGCGGGAAATATCTCCGCGGCAGAACAGTTAACACAGCAGGCATTTGAGGCGTATCAACAGCTCCAATTAGGTGAAGTAGAAATCTATGCACAGTACACACAAATGTATATACATCTATTAAAAAATGAACCAGAACAGGCTATTTTGCTGATGCCGGCACACAGCCAATCGCAATTGGTGTTGTTGTATGGAGCGGTCGCGGCCCAAATGAATCATGAAGAAGAATTAAAGAAACAGTTGGTCGCTCAGCTTGCGGATCTGAGAAATAGTGCATTGCTGATAACTCAACTTCAACAGTTAGAACAGCAAAGTGCGGCAACACCGAGTGTGATCTCGGGGCTTATTGACGCACCTTACAGTGTATATTGCCAAAGCAAATGGACTATTAACTAG